A genomic stretch from Kwoniella europaea PYCC6329 chromosome 2, complete sequence includes:
- a CDS encoding leucine-tRNA ligase — translation MAATINQDAKAGSVVVMEKTDKRDYLIALESSAQESWKTAQSFEANPPPLPEGIKSYQDFFETGQSMEELQKKYPKWFGTFPYAYMNGSLHLGHAFTISKIEFAAGFERMRGKKVLFPVGYHATGMPIKAASDKLIREMEMFGEDFSGYKEDVEESNDNAVPVPTTTALPAKSLESTDPSKGKKGKLNAKSTGLTYQFQILELIGVPRDELKKFADPYYWLNYFPPIAKQDLTGLGARVDWRRQFLTTDANPYYDSFVRWQMNKLYQQGKVKFGKRYTIYSPKDGQPCMDHDRQSGEAVNPQEYTAVKMEVLEWGPEVSSEVKQAVGGKKVWMVAATLRPETMYGQTNCFVGPNLKYGLFESAHNELFLITERAARNMAFQGIFEGESGRVAKVADVVGSELLGTKVSPPFGVAKEVYVLPMEGVLATKGTGVVTSVPSDSPDDYRTLMDLRKKAEMYKIKPEWAAIDPIPVLKTPKYGDMAAEFLCIELKIQSQRDKEKLTEAKDLTYKEGFYNGVMVIGDFKGEPVADAKPKVRQQMIDAGLATPYAEPESEVISRSADVCVVALVDQWYLDYGEDSWKSSAFKLLGQMNTYQAETRNGFEAVLNWLNKWACARSYGLGSKLPWDPVWLVESLSDSTIYMSYYTVANLLHEDMFGKNPGPLGIKPEQMTDEVWEYVLGSGELPANSPVEPEKAAQLKYHFSYFYPLDIRSSGKDLIPNHLTFWIYVHAALFPEKHWPRAVRTNGHLMLNGKKMSKSTGNFLTMKEATKKYGADAARLTLADAGDDITDANFEETVANAAILRLHTACLWAEEMKSIESSLRTGEYNEFDRGFQAEMDAMIERAYDAFDQMEFKTALKAGLYDFENSRNWYRLVSDPANGGQGMHRDLVFRWIRNNTLLIAPFTPHYSEHVWKNVLGESSNIQSAQFPKISGPIDKGILEQMDYMKGVVDRLRAAEATLGKKKGKGKSTVTYDSTKPKQTRIYVASKFPEWQEKAIELVKQAYDGKDVDDAKLKSGLQESGLLKDKKVMPFAQTMKRKVIAEGISAFDRTLPFDELHTLKILVPYIQASAKFTKVDVISVTEAQEILAKEPEKENYDSVKIEAAQPGIPESQFWNE, via the exons ATGGCGGCTACCATTAACCAGGATGCCAAAGCTGGCTCAGTAGTGGTCATGGAGAAG ACCGATAAAAGAGATTATCTTATCGCTTTAGAATCTTCAGCTCAAGAATCATGGAAGACCGCTCAATCATTCGAAGCtaatccaccacctctacctgaAGGTATCAAATCGTACCAAGATTTCTTCGAAACTGGTCAATCAATGGAAGAACTGCAGAAGAAATATCCAAAATGGTTCGGTACATTCCCTTACGCTTACATGAACGGTTCTCTCCACTTGGGTCACGCTTTCACTATTAGTAAGATTGAATTCGCTGCTGGATTCGAGAGAATGAGGGGTAAGAAGGTCTTGTTCCCTGTTGGATACCATGCCACTGGTATGCcaatcaag GCCGCTTCAGATAAATTGAtaagagagatggagatgttcGGTGAAGATTTCTCAGGATacaaagaagatgtagaggaATCGAACGACAATGCTGTTCCCGTCCCTACCACAACCGCCTTACCAGCCAAATCATTAGAATCGACTGATCCTTCAAAAGGTAAAAAAGGAAAACTCAATGCCAAATCAACTGGATTGACATATCAATTCCAGATTTTAGAACTGATCGGTGTACCAAGggatgaattgaagaagtTTGCGGATCCATATTACTGGTTGAACTATTTCCCACCTATAGCGAAGCAGGATTTGACTGGTCTGGGTGCAAGGGTAGATTGGAGAAGACAATTCTTGACAA CCGACGCGAACCCATACTACGATTCTTTCGTCCGATGGCAAATGAACAAGCTTTACCAACAAGGTAAAGTCAAGTTCGGTAAGCGATATACCATCTATTCGCCCAAGGATGGTCAACCATGTATGGACCACGATCGTCAATCTGGAGAAGCGGTGAACCCACAAGAGTACACCGCtgtgaagatggaagttCTTGAGTGGGGACCTGAAGTAAGCAGTGAAGTCAAACAGGCAGTTGGTGGGAAGAAAGTATGGATGGTGGCTGCTACCCTCAGACCCGAGACTAT GTACGGTCAGACCAACTGTTTCGTCGGACCTAACCTCAAATACGGTCTCTTCGAGTCAGCCCATAACGAACTTTTCCTCATCACTGAACGAGCAGCGAGAAATATGGCTTTCCAAGGTATCttcgaaggtgaaagtggCCGAGTCGCCAAAGTCGCAGATGTTGTCGGATCAGAATTGCTCGGTACCAAGGTTTCTCCACCATTCGGTGTTGCTAAGGAAGTTTACGTTCTTCCTATGGAGGGTGTCCTCGCtaccaag GGTACTGGTGTGGTCACTTCCGTTCCATCCGACTCACCAGACGATTACCGAACTCTCATGgatttgaggaagaaagcGGAGATGTACAAGATCAAACCTGAATGGGCAGCCATTGATCCTATCCCCGTGCTGAAGACACCTAAATACGGTGACATGGCCGCTGAATTCCTCTGTATCGAGCTCAAGATCCAATCTCAACGAGACAAGGAGAAGCTTACCGAAGCGAAAGATCTCACTTACAAGGAAGGTTTCTACAACGGTGTTATGGTTATTGGTGATTTCAAGGGTGAACCTGTAGCCGATGCTAAACCCAAGGTCAGACAACAAATGATCGATGCTGGACTAGCTACACCTTATGCCGAACCTGAGAGCGAGGTCATTTCTCGATCAGCCGATGTCTGTGTAGTCGCTTTGGTCGATCAGTGGTACCTCGACTACGGAGAAGACAGTTGGAAATCTTCTGCTTTCAA ACTCCTTGGCCAGATGAACACTTACCAAGCCGAAACACGAAATGGGTTCGAAGCTGTGCTCAACTGGCTCAATAAATGGGCTTGTGCCAGATCATACGGTCTAGGATCGAAACTCCCCTGGGATCCCGTATGGCTCGTCGAATCTCTTTCAGACTCTACCATCTATATGTCATACTACACTGTCGCCAACTTACTCCACGAAGATATGTTCGGTAAGAACCCTGGTCCACTGGGCATCAAACCTGAACAGATGACCGACGAAGTATGGGAATACGTGCTTGGTTCTGGGGAATTACctgccaactcacctgtcGAACCTGAAAAAGCGGCTCAATTGAAATACCACTTCTCATATTTCTATCCTCTCGACATAAGATCCTCTGGTAAAGATTTGATACCTAATCATTTGACTTTCTGGATTTACGTCCATGCTGCGCTCTTCCCTGAAAAACACTGGCCAAGGGCGGTACGAACCAACGGACATTTGATGCTTAACGGAAAGAAGATGTCTAAATCGACTGGAAACTTCTTGACTATGAAGGAAGCTACCAAGAAATACGGTGCGGATGCTGCGAGATTGACTCTTGCCGATGCTGGTGATGATATTACCGATGCGAA CTTCGAGGAGACTGTCGCCAATGCTGCCATTCTTCGTCTCCACACCGCCTGTCTATGGGCTGAAGAGATGAAGTCGATCGAATCGTCACTCCGAACTGGCGAATACAACGAATTCGACCGGGGTTTCCAAGCTGAAATGGATGCCATGATAGAACGAGCTTACGACGCCTTCGATCA AATGGAATTCAAGACAGCTCTTAAAGCTGGTCTTTACGACTTTGAAAACTCTCGAAACTGGTACCGACTTGTCTCCGATCCTGCCAATGGTGGACAAGGCATGCACCGAGATCTGGTATTCCGATGGATTCGAAACAACACTTTGTTGATCGCGCCATTCACTCCTCATTACTCTGAACATGTCTGGAAGAATGTCTTGGGCGAATCATCGAATATCCAATCGGCCCAATTCCCCAAGATATCTGGACCTATCGATAAAGGAATACTGGAACAGATGGATTACATGAAAGGTGTGGTTGACAGGCTTCGAGCTGCCGAGGCTACCCtgggtaagaagaagggtaaaggtaaatctACGGTTACGTACGATTCCACCAAACCTAAACAAACTAGAATTTACGTTGCTTCGAAATTCCCTGAATGGCAGGAAAAAGCTATCGAGCTGGTCAAACAGGCTTACGATGGCAAGGATGTGGACGATGCGAAGTTGAAGAGTGGATTACAGGAATCGGGCTTATTAAAGGATAAGAAAGTCATGCCATTTGCTCAAAccatgaag AGGAAGGTCATAGCCGAGGGAATATCAGCATTCGATCGAACTTTACCATTTGACGAACTTCATACACTCAAAATCCTCGTACCGTATATCCAAGCTTCAGCGAAATTCACTAAAGTCGATGTTATCTCCGTTACGGAAGCTCAAGAGATCTTGGCAAAGGAACCTGAGAAAGAGAATTATGATTCGGTGAAGATTGAGGCTGCTCAGCCTGGTATTCCAGAGTCACAATTCTGGAATgaatag